From the genome of Streptomyces sp. SID8374:
GCTCGGCATCAGCACCAGCCCCTGCCCGCCCAGCACCTGCTGGTGGTCGCCCCGCGTCCCCTTCACGGTGAGCGTCGCGCCGTTCCAGCTCAGCTGCGTGCTCACCTCGCCGAGCAGCCCGGCGAGTCCGCTGTCCGCGAGCCGGCGGGAGTGGTGGGCGATGTCCGCCTCCAGGACCGCCCGCAGCCGGGGCCAGTACGGTTCGATCAGGGTCTGCCAGGCCCGCTCCAGCAGATCGGCGATCTCGCCCACGGCCCGCGCCGGGTCGGCCAGCAGGCGCCGGCCCGCCGCCGACTCCAGTGCGGCGGGCCGCTCCGCCAGGGCCAGCGCCATGTCCGCCCGGGCGACCTCCGGATCGACCGCCCGGACCGCCGCGATCTCCTCCTCGAAGGTGGCCAGCGGGCCGATCGGGGGCGGGCAGATGAAGTCCGGATTGTGGCCGCCGTCCGGCATCAGCAGCCACAGGGGCTCCAGATCGAGGGTGGCGGCCGCCTCGCGGATCTGCCGGAGCCAGGGGAGGTGGTAGCCGTGCCGGTAGGGGCGGGCCAGGGTGCGCACGGCCTCCTGGGTCTCGACCAGCGGCGAGAGCGCGAACCGGCAGCGCAGCAGGTCGCTCTCGTCGAAGTGCAGCTGGAACGGCATACCGGCCCCCATCCAGGCGTCGAAGATTCGCCCCCGGCCGAAAGTCTAGGGCGCACGGCTCTCCCGCCCCAGGCTCCTGTCATGTCCCAGGTGCCCTCCTCCGCCCCGGCCGCCGGCTACCGCGCCGTCTTCGCCGTCACCGAGTTCCGGGCCGTCTTCGCCGCCCATCTGCTCTCGCTCCTCGGTGTCGTCGTCAGCGAACTCGCCCTCACCGTCCTCGTCTACGACCTCACCGGCTCCCCGCTGCTCAGCGCCCTGACGTTCGCGCTGGGGCTGCTCCCGTACGTCATCGGCGGGACGCTGTTCGCCGGGGTCGCCGACCGCTACCCGGCCCGCCGCGTCCTCGTCGTCTGCGACCTCGTCTGCGCGGCCTGCGTCGCCGTGATGCTGGTGCCCGCGACCCCGGTCGCCGGACTCCTCGCCCTGCGCTGCCTGGTCGCCGCGATCGCGCCGGTCTTCACCGGGACCCGGATGGCCGCGCTCACCGACATCCTGGGCGACGGCGACCTCTATGTCCTCGGCCGGTCCCTCCTGCGGATCGTCTCGCAGAGCGCGATGCTCATCGGGTTCGGTGCGGGCGGCGTGCTGCTCACCGTGGTGTCCCCGCGCGGGGCGATCGCCGTCACCGTCGTCACCTTCCTCTGCTCGGCGGCCCTCCTCCGCTTCGGCACCCGCAACCGCCCCGCCCGCGCCCGGAGCGGCTCCACCACCCTGCTCCGGGAGTCGCTTTCCGGGGCCCGCCTGGTGCTGGGCGACCGGCGCATCCGCGCGCTGCTCCTCCTGTTCTGGCTGCCCGCGATGTTCGTGGTCGCCCCGGAGGCGCTCGCCGCCCCGTACGTGGCCGAGACCGGCGCAGGTCCGGCCGCGCTCGGGCTGCTGCTCTGCGCGATGGCCGTCGGGCACGTGGGGGCCGAACTCTTCGTGGGGTCCGCGCTCCGGCCCCGTACCCGCTCCCGGATCGTGCTGCCGCTCGCCGCCGTGGGGCTGCTGCCGCTGGTCGTGTACGCGGTCCGGCCCGGGCTGCCGCTCGCCCTGGCCGCCCTCGCGCTGGCCGGGATGGGGGCGGCGTACGTCATCGGCCTCGACCAGTGGTTCGTGGACGCCGTACCGCCGGAGCTGCGCGGCCGGGCCATGACGCTGCTCACCGCCGGGCTGATGACGATCCAGGGCGCGGGGATGGCGCTGGCGGGGCTCGCGGCCGAGTTCTTCCCGGTGCACCAGGTGGTCGCCGGAGCCGGAATCATCGGTACCGCCGTCTCGCTCCTCGTCGTCGCCGAGGTCCGCCGTACGGCCCCCGGACAGATGTCCGATACCGAAAGGCGAGACGGGGCTGACCGGCATATGACCAGTCGGTAAGGTCGTGGCCGTGCCGAAGCCGCTCAGCCTTCCTTTCGATCCCATCGCCCGTGCCGAGGAACTCTGGCATCAGCGCTGGGGGCCCGTGCCCTCCATGGGGGCGATCACCTCGATCATGCGGGCCCAGCAGATCCTGCTCGCGGAGGTGGACGCGGTCGTCAAGCCTTATGGTCTGACCTTTGCCCGGTACGAGGCCTTGGTGCTGCTCACCTTCTCCAAGGCGGGCGAGCTGCCGATGTCCAAGATCGGCGAGCGGCTGATGGTGCACCCCACCTCGGTCACCAACACGGTGGACCGGCTGGTCAAGTCCGGCCTGGTCAGCAAGCGCCCCAACCCCAACGACGGGCGCGGCACGCTCGCCTCCATCACGGACAAGGGGCGCGAGGTCGTCGAGTCGGCCACCGAGGAGCTGATGGCGATGGACTTCGGGCTCGGGGTGTACGACGCCGAGGAGTGCGCTGAGATCTTCGCGATGCTCCGGCCGCTGCGGGTGGCGGCGCAGGACTTCGACGAGGGGTGAGCGGGGGCCGGGGGTGGGGTGAGCGGGGCCGTCCTTCCGGCGGCAGGACCGCGCGAAGACCGCTCCGGACGGCCGGGGGGTGGGCGAAGATCGCCCCGGACGCCCGGTTACGCTCGTGTGCATGAAACAGAACGTGCTCACCCGCTACCGGGTGATGGCTTACGTCACCGCCGTCTGGCTGCTCGTCTTCACGGTGGCGATCATCGCGAAGTACGCCTTCGACACCGGCGACACCATGGTGATCTCCCAGATCCACGGTGTGCTGTTCATCGTCTACGTCATCTTCGCCTTCGACCTCGGCTCCAAGGCGAAGTGGCCGTTCGGCAAACTCCTGTGGGTGCTGGCGGCCGGCTGCATCCCCTTCGCCTCCTTCTTCGTGGAGCCGAAGGTCAGCCGCGAGGCCCAGGCGCTGGTCACCAAGCCCGCCGCGGAGCCCGCGCAAGCCTGACCGGCACGGCACCCCCACCGCCCCGCGCAAAAGCGCCGGGCGGTTTGCCATCGACATTTACTAGGACGTCCTAGTAAATTCGAAGGTATGGACGCTGACGCGATCGAGGAAGGCCGCCTCCGCTGGCAGGCCCGTTACGACAAGGCCCGCAAGCGTGACGCGGACTTCACCACGCTCTCCGGGGACCCGGTGGAGCCCGCGTACGGGCCCCGCCCCGGCGACACGTACGAGGGGTTCGAGCGGATCGGCTGGCCGGGGGAGTACCCCTTCACCCGAGGCCTGCACCCCACCGGCTACCGGGGCCGCACCTGGACCATCCGCCAGTTCGCCGGCTTCGGCAACGCCGAGCAGACCAACGAGCGCTACAAGATGATCCTCGCGGCGGGCGGCGGCGGACTCAGCGTCGCCTTCGACATGCCGACCCTGATGGGCCGCGACTCCGACGAGTCCCGCTCGCTCGGCGAGGTCGGCCACTGCGGGGTCGCCATCGACTCCGCCGCCGACATGGAGACCCTGTTCAAGGACATCCCCCTCGGCGATGTCACCACCTCGATGACGATCAGCGGCCCGGCCGTCCCGGTCTTCTGCATGTACCTGGTCGCCGCCGAGCGCCAGGGCGTCGACCCGGGCGTGCTCAACGGCACGCTCCAGACCGACATCTTCAAGGAGTACATCGCGCAGAAGGAGTGGCTCTTCCAGCCCGAGCCCCACCTGCGCCTCATCGGCGACCTGATGGAGCACTGCGCCCGGGACATCCCCGCCTACAAGCCGCTCTCCGTCTCCGGCTACCACATCCGCGAGGCCGGGGCGACGGCCGCGCAGGAGCTGGCGTACACCCTCGCGGACGGCTTCGGCTATGTGGAGCTGGGCCTCTCCCGCGGCCTGGACGTCGACACCTTCGCCCCAGGGCTCTCCTTCTTCTTCGACGCGCACCTGGACTTCTTCGAGGAGATCGCCAAGTTCCGCGCCGCCCGCCGCATCTGGGCCCGCTGGATGAAGGAGACGTACGGCGCCAAGACCGACAAGGCGCAGTGGCTCCGCTTCCACACCCAGACCGCCGGGGTCTCCCTCACCGCGCAGCAGCCGTACAACAACGTCGTCCGCACGGCTGTCGAGGCGCTCTCCGCCGTCCTCGGCGGCACCAACTCGCTGCACACCAACGCCCTCGACGAGACCCTGGCGCTCCCCTCCGAGCAGGCCGCCGAGATCGCGCTGCGCACCCAGCAGGTGCTGATGGAGGAGACCGGCGTCGCCAACGTGGCCGACCCGCTGGGCGGCTCCTGGTACGTGGAGCAGCTCACCGACCGGATCGAGGCCGAGGCCGAGAAGATCTTCGACCAGATCAAGGAGCGCGGCACCCGGGCCCACCCCGACGGGCAGCACCCCATCGGCCCGATGACCTCCGGCATCCTGCGCGGCATCGAGGACGGCTGGTTCACCGGCGAGATCGCCGAGTCCGCCTTCCGCTACCAGCAGGCGCTGGAGAAGGGCGACAAGCGGGTCGTCGGCGTCAACGTCCACCACGGCTCGGTCACCGGCGATCTGGAGATCCTCCGGGTCAGCCACGAGGTGGAGCGCGACCAGGTCAGCCAGCTCACCGCCCGCAAGGCCGCCCGGGACGGTGCGAAGGTGAGCGCCGGGCTGGACGCGATGCTGGCCGCCGCCCGCGACGGCTCGAACATGATCGCGCCGATGCTGGACGCGGTTCGGGCCGAGGCCACGCTCGGCGAGATCTGCGAGGCGCTGCGCGAGGAGTGGGGGACGTACACGGAGCCGCCGGGGTTCTGAGCGTCACGGGGCCGGAGGCGGGGCCCGGACGCGCCGGGGTTCCGAGGTTCTGCGGGGCACGGTGGCGCGGGGCTTCCGAGGCGCTGTGCCCCGGAGCCGCCGGGCTTCCGATGTTCTACGGGGGAGGGCTCGCGTTCCAGGGCCTGTCGTCAAACTGCCGTCGTCGCCCGAAGGGCGGCAACGCCGCGAGCGTGCGTGCCAGGCGTCGCACGGCAGACGGCAGTTTGACGACAGGACCTACGGGCCCTCCCCGCCGAACACCACCGTGAACAGCGCCCCGCCGCCCGGCGCCGCGCTCGCCGTCAGCTCCGCCCCGTGCGCGCGGGCGATCTGCCGGGCCATCGCCAGCCCCAGCCCCGATCCGGGGAGGGCGCGGGCGGCCTCGGCCCGGTAGAAGCGGTCGAAGACGTACGGGAGGTCCTCGGCCGCGATCCCCGGCCCGTGGTCCCGGACGGTCAGCTCCAGCCCGTTCCCGTACGCGGTCAGCCCCACCTCCACCGGCGCGTCCGGCGGGCTGAACTTGGCCGCGTTGTCCAGCAGGTTGGTCAGCAGCCGGGCCAGCCGGGCCGGAACGCCCGGGCGGGCCGCCTCCGCCGCTCCCGGCCCGATCTCCAGCTCGAACGGGACGCGCGGCCAGTGCGTCCGGGCCATGGCCACCGTCTGCTGTGCCAGCTCCGCGATCCGCACCTCTTCCAGCAGCGGCAGCGGCTCCTCGTCCCGGGCCAGCTCGATCAGGTCGTTCACCAGCCCCGTCACCTCCCGGATCTGCCGCCCCAGCGCCCCCGAGGCCCGCTCGCGCTGCGCGGGCGTGAGCCGGTCCGCGCGGGCCAGCAGCTCCGCGTTGGTGCGCAGAGCGGTCAACGGGGTCCGCAGCTCGTGCGAGGCGTCCGCGACCAGCCGCCGCTGGGCGCTCACCGACTGCTCCAGCTCCCCGAGCATCGTGTTGAAGCTGGCGGCGAGCCGGGTCACCTCGTCCTGCCGCCCCGGCGGCCCGGGCGGCAGTTCGATGCGGTGGCGCGGGTCCCGGGTCGCCGCGATCCGCTCGGCGGTCGAGGTCAGCCGGGCCACGGGCGCGAGACCGGTACGCGACACCGCGTACCCGAGCGCCCCCGCCAGCAGCACCCCCGCCCCGCCGACCGCCGCCAGCAGCACCGCCGCCTGCCGTACGCCCTTCTCCACCGGGTCCGCGCGCAGCGCCACCTGGAGCGCCCGCCCCTCCCCGAACGGGGTGGTCAGCATCCGCAGGGACTGCCCGAACCGGGTGACGTTGCTGAAGTACGGGGCCCTCGCCCCCGCCGCCACTTCCCGTACGGGGGCGGAGACGGGCAGCGGATAGGAGGCCTCCGGGTCCGCCGCCGGGTCGGCCGGGACGACCTGGGCGCAGGCGGGCGCGGAGAGGAAGCGGCACTCACCGGCGATGGTCTGCGGCCCCTCGCCCCGGTTCTCCTGGATCACCCGGGTCGCGGACTGGGTCAGGGACAGGTCCAGCTGGTGCAGCAGCTCGTAGCGGATGACGAAGAACGCCGCCGCGCACACCCCGACCGCGACCAGCGCCACCGCCGCCGAGGCCGCCAGCGCCAGCCGCGTACGCAGCGGTCGCCTGCGCCGCCACCGGGCGCCCAGCCGCCGGACCCCGCTCACGCCACGTCCAGCCGGTAGCCGAGCCCGTGCACGGTGTGGACGAGGCGCGGCTCACCGCCCGCCTCCAGCTTGCGCCGCAGGTAACCGACGTACACCGCGAGCGAGTTGGAGTCGGGCCCGAAGTCCTGCCCCCAGACCCGCTCCAGGATCACCTCGCGCGGGAGCACCTGCCCGGGGTGGCGCAGCAGCAGCTCCAGCAGGGCGGCCTCCGTGCGGCTGAACTCCACGGGCCGCCCCGCCCGCCGCCCGGTCCGCGTCACCGGATCCAGGGTGAGATCGGCGAAGGACAGCTCCCCGTCCGGGGCGGGTGGCGCGGCCCGCCGCAGCAACGCCCGTACGCGTGCCACCAGTTCGTCCAGCGCGAACGGCTTCACCAGATAGTCGTCGGCCCCCGCCTCCAGCCCGTCCACCCGCTCGGCCACCGACGACAGCGCGGTCAGGACCAGCACCGGCGTCCGGTCCTCCATCGCCCGCAGCCTCCGGCAGACCGCGAGCCCGTCGAGGACGGGCATCATCACGTCCAGGACCAGCGCGTCCGGCTCCCAGGCGGCCACCGCCGACAGCGCGGCCAGACCGTCACCGACGCCCCGGACCTCGTACCCCTCGACGCTCAGCCCGTCCTCGACGGCGGCCCGCACTTCCGGCTCGTCCTCGGCCACCAGAATCCTGTTCATGGTCCGAAGCCTGCCAAACCGGACTCTTAGAACCTTCTTAGGCCGCCTCCCGAGAGTGGCGGCCATGCGCACACCACTCTCCGTCGTGATCGGTGCGGGCGGCACCGGCGGCCACATCTACCCCGGCCTCGCCCTCGCCGAGGCCCTGCGCCGCGCCGACCCGGACGCGGTCATCTCCTTCATCGGCACCGAACGCGGTCTGGAGACGACCCTGATCCCGGCCGCCGGCTACCGGCTGCACACCGTCGGCATGATCCCCTTCGACCCCGCGCTCGGCGCGAAGCGCTTCCTGCTCCCGGCCGCGCTGCTGCGCTCCGGCGCCCAGGCCCGCTCGGTCCTGCGTACGCAGAAGGCGCAGGTCGTCGTCGGGATGGGCGGCTACCCGAGTGCCCCGGCGATCGTCGGCGCGAAGCTGGCCGGGCTGCCCAGCGTGATCCACGAGTCCAACGCGGTCCCGGGCCGGGCCAACCAGTTCGCCGCCCGCCTCACCGAGCACCTCACCGTCGCCTTCGACGGCAGCCGCGCCCATCTGTCGGGCGGCGAGCGGGCCCTGACGGTCGGCATGCCGATCGCCGCGTCGCTGGCCGCGCTGGACCGGCCCGCGCTGCGTGCGGAGGCCCGGCGCGCGTTCGGGATACCGGATGGCGCGCGGGTGGTCCTCTTCAACGGCGGAAGCCTCGGCGCGGCCCGGCTGACGGCGGCCGCGGTGGGGCTCGCCGCCCGCTGGCGGGACCGGACGGACGTCCACCTGCTCATCAAGACGGGCCCGGCCGCGCTGACGGAGACCCGGCGGAAGCTGGCGGAGGCGGGGGTGGGGGCGCCGGGGGAGGCCCTCCGAGAGTCGGGCGGCACGGAGGAGGCCCACCGGAGGCTCACCGACGCCGGTGCGGGACCGGCCGCCGCGGGGGAGGCCCGCCGGCAGCCGGGCGACTCGGGGGCCGTCGGCCGAGCGGCGCCCGGCACCCCGGCCGGCCCCGTCGCCCGGGCCGTCCCCTACCTCGACCGCATGGACCTCGCCTACGCCGTGGCCGACCTGGTGGTCTGCCGGGCCGGCTCCGCCACGATCGCGGAGCTGGCGACCACCGGCGTGCCCGCCGTCCTCGTCCCGTACCCGCACGCCCCGGGCGACCACCAGACCCACAACGCCCGGGTCCTCTCCGACGCCGGTGCCGCCCACCTCGTCCCCGACGCCGAGACCACCGCCGACCGGCTGGCCGAACTGATCGACCCGCTGCTCGCGGACCCGGCGCGGCTCGCCGTGATGGGCCGCGCGGCCGACCCGGGCCACCACGCCCGCGCCGCCGACCTGCTCGCGGAAACCGTCATCCGCCTCGCCGGACAGCCCACCACCGCAAGGGAGTTCACCGCATGACCGACACGACCGGCAGCACCGCCGACTGGACCGGCCGCACCGTCCTCGTCACCGGAGCCGAAGGCTTCATCGGCTCCACCCTCGTGGACCTCCTCGTCCAACGGGGCGCGCGCGTCAGGGCGTTCGTCCACTACAAGCCGTACGCCGACAAGGGCCACCTCGCCCGCTACCTCCAGGACCCGCACAGCCCGGTCGAGATGATCGCCGGGGACGTCGGCGAGGCGGGCCGCGTCATGGACGCCGTCGCAGGCTGCGACACGGTCTTCCACCTCGCCGCGCTCATCGGCATCCCGTACAGCTACGACTCCCCGGGCGCGTACGTCCGTACCAACGTCGTCGGCACCGAGAACATCGCCGAGGCCTGCCGCCGCCACTCCGTACGCCGCCTCCTGCACACCTCCACCAGCGAGGTCTACGGCACCGCCCGCACCGCCCCGATCGGCGAGGACCACCCGCTCCAGCCGCAGTCGCCGTACTCCGCGTCGAAGATCGGCGCGGACATGATGGCGCTGTCCCACTGGCACGCCTTCGAGCTGCCGGTGACGGTGGTGCGGCCGTTCAACACCTACGGGCCCCGCCAGTCCGCCCGCGCCGTCATCCCCACGATCCTGGCCCAACTGCACTCCGGGGCACGGGAGATCCGGCTCGGCTCGCTGACCCCGACCCGCGACTTCACATACGTCACCGACACCGCCGCAGGCTTCCTGGCGCTGGCCGACTGCGACCGGGCCCTGGGCGAGAGCGTCAACCTCGGTACCGGCCGGGAGATCTCGGTCGGGGACCTCGCCAAGGCGCTCATCACCGCCTCCGGCCGCGACGCCGGGATCGTCGTGGACCCGGCGCGGCTGCGGCCCTCCGGCAGTGAGGTGCACCGCCTGCTCTCGGACAACACCCGGGCCCGTGAGTGGGCGGGCTGGGAGCCCGAAGTCACCCTGGAAGAAGGGCTGGAGCGCACATCGGCGTGGGTGGCGGAGAACCTCCACCTCTTCGCACCGGACCGCTACCAGGTGTAAGGGGCGCTACCCCGTCTGGGCGCCGGACAGCCCCAGCAGCAACAGGGTCGTGAACCCGCTCGCCCACTCGGCGTCCACCGGCTCCGCGCTCACCAGCGTGCGGTGCACCACCGCTCCGGCGATCACGTCGAAGATCAGGTCCGCGTTGCGGGCGGCGGTCGAGGCGTCGTCCTCGTACCGCAGCTCGCCGCGGGCCTGCGCGCGTTCCCGGCCCAGGAGCACCAGCCGCTTCTGCCGGTCCACGATGGCCGAGCGGATGCGGCGGCGCAGCGAGTCGTCCCGGGTGGACTCGGCGACCACCGCCATCAGCGCCGTCCGGGTCTCCGGCCGGTCCAGCAGGGCGGCGAACTGGAGCACCACGCCCTGCACATCGGCGGCCAGGCTGCCCCGGTCGGGCAGCTCCAGCTCGTCGAAGAGGACCGCCACCGCGTCCACGACCAGCTCGTTCTTGCCCGCCCAGCGCCGGTAGAGGGTCGTCTTGGCGACTCCGGCCCGGGTCGCCACATCGCCCATGGTCAGCT
Proteins encoded in this window:
- a CDS encoding DUF5937 family protein, producing the protein MPFQLHFDESDLLRCRFALSPLVETQEAVRTLARPYRHGYHLPWLRQIREAAATLDLEPLWLLMPDGGHNPDFICPPPIGPLATFEEEIAAVRAVDPEVARADMALALAERPAALESAAGRRLLADPARAVGEIADLLERAWQTLIEPYWPRLRAVLEADIAHHSRRLADSGLAGLLGEVSTQLSWNGATLTVKGTRGDHQQVLGGQGLVLMPSVFVWPEVVGGHQEPWQPGLIYPARGIGGLWSAAGERTPDALARLLGRGRADVLCALDEPAGTSTLAHRLGLAPSSVSAHLSVLRGAGLLTSRRYGHQVLYERTALGIALAAST
- a CDS encoding MFS transporter produces the protein MSQVPSSAPAAGYRAVFAVTEFRAVFAAHLLSLLGVVVSELALTVLVYDLTGSPLLSALTFALGLLPYVIGGTLFAGVADRYPARRVLVVCDLVCAACVAVMLVPATPVAGLLALRCLVAAIAPVFTGTRMAALTDILGDGDLYVLGRSLLRIVSQSAMLIGFGAGGVLLTVVSPRGAIAVTVVTFLCSAALLRFGTRNRPARARSGSTTLLRESLSGARLVLGDRRIRALLLLFWLPAMFVVAPEALAAPYVAETGAGPAALGLLLCAMAVGHVGAELFVGSALRPRTRSRIVLPLAAVGLLPLVVYAVRPGLPLALAALALAGMGAAYVIGLDQWFVDAVPPELRGRAMTLLTAGLMTIQGAGMALAGLAAEFFPVHQVVAGAGIIGTAVSLLVVAEVRRTAPGQMSDTERRDGADRHMTSR
- a CDS encoding MarR family transcriptional regulator; the encoded protein is MPKPLSLPFDPIARAEELWHQRWGPVPSMGAITSIMRAQQILLAEVDAVVKPYGLTFARYEALVLLTFSKAGELPMSKIGERLMVHPTSVTNTVDRLVKSGLVSKRPNPNDGRGTLASITDKGREVVESATEELMAMDFGLGVYDAEECAEIFAMLRPLRVAAQDFDEG
- a CDS encoding DUF3817 domain-containing protein; amino-acid sequence: MKQNVLTRYRVMAYVTAVWLLVFTVAIIAKYAFDTGDTMVISQIHGVLFIVYVIFAFDLGSKAKWPFGKLLWVLAAGCIPFASFFVEPKVSREAQALVTKPAAEPAQA
- a CDS encoding methylmalonyl-CoA mutase family protein, with the translated sequence MDADAIEEGRLRWQARYDKARKRDADFTTLSGDPVEPAYGPRPGDTYEGFERIGWPGEYPFTRGLHPTGYRGRTWTIRQFAGFGNAEQTNERYKMILAAGGGGLSVAFDMPTLMGRDSDESRSLGEVGHCGVAIDSAADMETLFKDIPLGDVTTSMTISGPAVPVFCMYLVAAERQGVDPGVLNGTLQTDIFKEYIAQKEWLFQPEPHLRLIGDLMEHCARDIPAYKPLSVSGYHIREAGATAAQELAYTLADGFGYVELGLSRGLDVDTFAPGLSFFFDAHLDFFEEIAKFRAARRIWARWMKETYGAKTDKAQWLRFHTQTAGVSLTAQQPYNNVVRTAVEALSAVLGGTNSLHTNALDETLALPSEQAAEIALRTQQVLMEETGVANVADPLGGSWYVEQLTDRIEAEAEKIFDQIKERGTRAHPDGQHPIGPMTSGILRGIEDGWFTGEIAESAFRYQQALEKGDKRVVGVNVHHGSVTGDLEILRVSHEVERDQVSQLTARKAARDGAKVSAGLDAMLAAARDGSNMIAPMLDAVRAEATLGEICEALREEWGTYTEPPGF
- a CDS encoding HAMP domain-containing sensor histidine kinase produces the protein MSGVRRLGARWRRRRPLRTRLALAASAAVALVAVGVCAAAFFVIRYELLHQLDLSLTQSATRVIQENRGEGPQTIAGECRFLSAPACAQVVPADPAADPEASYPLPVSAPVREVAAGARAPYFSNVTRFGQSLRMLTTPFGEGRALQVALRADPVEKGVRQAAVLLAAVGGAGVLLAGALGYAVSRTGLAPVARLTSTAERIAATRDPRHRIELPPGPPGRQDEVTRLAASFNTMLGELEQSVSAQRRLVADASHELRTPLTALRTNAELLARADRLTPAQRERASGALGRQIREVTGLVNDLIELARDEEPLPLLEEVRIAELAQQTVAMARTHWPRVPFELEIGPGAAEAARPGVPARLARLLTNLLDNAAKFSPPDAPVEVGLTAYGNGLELTVRDHGPGIAAEDLPYVFDRFYRAEAARALPGSGLGLAMARQIARAHGAELTASAAPGGGALFTVVFGGEGP
- a CDS encoding response regulator transcription factor, which translates into the protein MNRILVAEDEPEVRAAVEDGLSVEGYEVRGVGDGLAALSAVAAWEPDALVLDVMMPVLDGLAVCRRLRAMEDRTPVLVLTALSSVAERVDGLEAGADDYLVKPFALDELVARVRALLRRAAPPAPDGELSFADLTLDPVTRTGRRAGRPVEFSRTEAALLELLLRHPGQVLPREVILERVWGQDFGPDSNSLAVYVGYLRRKLEAGGEPRLVHTVHGLGYRLDVA
- a CDS encoding UDP-N-acetylglucosamine--N-acetylmuramyl-(pentapeptide) pyrophosphoryl-undecaprenol N-acetylglucosamine transferase, with amino-acid sequence MRTPLSVVIGAGGTGGHIYPGLALAEALRRADPDAVISFIGTERGLETTLIPAAGYRLHTVGMIPFDPALGAKRFLLPAALLRSGAQARSVLRTQKAQVVVGMGGYPSAPAIVGAKLAGLPSVIHESNAVPGRANQFAARLTEHLTVAFDGSRAHLSGGERALTVGMPIAASLAALDRPALRAEARRAFGIPDGARVVLFNGGSLGAARLTAAAVGLAARWRDRTDVHLLIKTGPAALTETRRKLAEAGVGAPGEALRESGGTEEAHRRLTDAGAGPAAAGEARRQPGDSGAVGRAAPGTPAGPVARAVPYLDRMDLAYAVADLVVCRAGSATIAELATTGVPAVLVPYPHAPGDHQTHNARVLSDAGAAHLVPDAETTADRLAELIDPLLADPARLAVMGRAADPGHHARAADLLAETVIRLAGQPTTAREFTA
- a CDS encoding GDP-mannose 4,6-dehydratase; translated protein: MTDTTGSTADWTGRTVLVTGAEGFIGSTLVDLLVQRGARVRAFVHYKPYADKGHLARYLQDPHSPVEMIAGDVGEAGRVMDAVAGCDTVFHLAALIGIPYSYDSPGAYVRTNVVGTENIAEACRRHSVRRLLHTSTSEVYGTARTAPIGEDHPLQPQSPYSASKIGADMMALSHWHAFELPVTVVRPFNTYGPRQSARAVIPTILAQLHSGAREIRLGSLTPTRDFTYVTDTAAGFLALADCDRALGESVNLGTGREISVGDLAKALITASGRDAGIVVDPARLRPSGSEVHRLLSDNTRAREWAGWEPEVTLEEGLERTSAWVAENLHLFAPDRYQV
- a CDS encoding TetR/AcrR family transcriptional regulator is translated as MSDTDPRTVRTGRPRSTTADAAILEATRASLVDLGWSKLTMGDVATRAGVAKTTLYRRWAGKNELVVDAVAVLFDELELPDRGSLAADVQGVVLQFAALLDRPETRTALMAVVAESTRDDSLRRRIRSAIVDRQKRLVLLGRERAQARGELRYEDDASTAARNADLIFDVIAGAVVHRTLVSAEPVDAEWASGFTTLLLLGLSGAQTG